A single region of the Streptomyces sp. NBC_01803 genome encodes:
- a CDS encoding M23 family metallopeptidase, with the protein MPNTTTMNRAPKTARIRARATAVVTAGLCASVALTGAAVAAEGAHADVFASQTATSLAEATQAQAQAQEKAADVAEKKAAAQAAAEAEAKAEAKEKAWVTPISGDFALSATFGNSGDRWASTHSGQDFAVPSGTEVHTVHSGTVVKAGGNGAGDGPAYGNAIVIKHSDGTYTQYAHLSKVEVKVGQTVSTDQEIGLSGNTGNSSGPHLHFEVRTTADYGSAIDPMKFLRDQDVSI; encoded by the coding sequence ATGCCGAACACCACCACCATGAACCGCGCCCCCAAGACCGCCCGGATCCGTGCCCGTGCCACCGCCGTCGTGACGGCCGGCCTGTGCGCCTCGGTGGCCCTGACGGGTGCGGCGGTGGCGGCAGAGGGCGCCCACGCCGATGTGTTCGCCTCGCAGACCGCCACCAGCCTCGCCGAGGCCACGCAGGCGCAGGCGCAGGCTCAGGAGAAGGCCGCGGACGTCGCGGAGAAGAAGGCCGCCGCCCAGGCCGCCGCCGAGGCCGAGGCCAAGGCCGAGGCCAAGGAGAAGGCGTGGGTCACCCCCATCTCCGGTGACTTCGCCCTGTCCGCCACCTTCGGCAACAGCGGTGACCGCTGGGCCTCGACCCACAGTGGTCAGGACTTCGCCGTGCCGTCCGGCACCGAGGTCCACACGGTCCACAGCGGCACGGTCGTCAAGGCCGGCGGCAACGGCGCCGGTGACGGTCCCGCGTACGGTAACGCCATCGTGATCAAGCACTCCGACGGCACCTACACCCAGTACGCCCACCTGTCGAAGGTCGAGGTCAAGGTCGGCCAGACCGTCTCCACCGACCAGGAGATCGGCCTCTCCGGCAACACCGGTAACAGCAGTGGCCCCCACTTGCACTTCGAGGTCAGGACCACGGCGGACTACGGCTCGGCCATCGACCCCATGAAGTTCCTGCGCGACCAGGACGTCAGCATATGA
- a CDS encoding PIG-L deacetylase family protein, protein MPLDWRRALAIVAHPDDLEYGAAAAIAEWTDAGREVAYLLVTRGEAGIDTLPPGESARVREAEQIAGAAVVGVRSVEFLDHPDGVIEEGVALRRDLAAAIRAHRPELLITLNHRDTWGGGRIWNTPDHRIVGRAVLDAAGDAGNRWIFPEQLRGGGRGGDGAGDGAGDGAGGLEPWGGVRWVAVAGSPEATHAQAVGEDAMARAVASLAEHRAYLSVLTDQEPAAYATELHTGMADAVAARFGGRRGIAFELYPR, encoded by the coding sequence ATGCCGCTGGACTGGCGGCGGGCGCTGGCGATCGTGGCGCATCCCGACGATCTGGAGTACGGCGCCGCCGCCGCGATCGCGGAGTGGACGGACGCGGGGCGTGAGGTCGCGTATCTCCTGGTCACCAGGGGAGAGGCCGGGATCGACACCCTCCCGCCCGGGGAGAGCGCCCGGGTCAGGGAAGCCGAGCAGATCGCCGGCGCGGCCGTCGTCGGCGTGCGCTCCGTGGAGTTCCTCGATCACCCGGACGGCGTGATCGAGGAGGGCGTCGCGCTCCGCCGCGACCTGGCCGCCGCCATCAGGGCGCACCGGCCCGAGCTGCTGATCACGCTCAACCACCGCGACACCTGGGGCGGCGGCCGGATCTGGAACACCCCGGACCACCGGATCGTGGGCCGGGCCGTCCTGGACGCGGCGGGGGACGCGGGTAACCGCTGGATCTTTCCCGAGCAGCTCCGGGGCGGGGGCCGGGGCGGAGACGGGGCCGGAGACGGGGCCGGAGACGGGGCCGGGGGCCTGGAGCCTTGGGGCGGCGTGCGGTGGGTCGCGGTGGCGGGCTCGCCGGAGGCGACCCACGCCCAGGCCGTCGGCGAGGACGCCATGGCCCGCGCGGTCGCGTCGCTGGCCGAGCACCGGGCCTATCTCTCCGTGCTCACCGACCAGGAGCCCGCCGCGTACGCCACGGAGCTGCACACCGGCATGGCGGACGCCGTCGCGGCCCGGTTCGGCGGGCGCCGAGGGATCGCCTTCGAGCTTTATCCGCGCTGA
- a CDS encoding TerD family protein, with the protein MSVNMKKGQAISLEKPGGGGLTTVRMGLGWQAAQRKRGGLLKRLIGGGDIDLDASAVLFAGDKAEDVVYFGKLSDDDSSVVHTGDNLTGGAGQEDDESIVVMLGRLPQRIDQIVFTVNSFSGQTFTEVERAFCRLLDEDTGEELARYTLTGGGAYTAMIMAKVRRQGAGWQMTAIGAPATGRTFKDLLPAMTPHL; encoded by the coding sequence GTGAGTGTGAACATGAAGAAGGGCCAGGCCATCAGCCTGGAGAAGCCCGGTGGCGGCGGCCTCACCACGGTCCGCATGGGCCTGGGCTGGCAGGCGGCGCAGCGGAAGCGGGGCGGGCTGCTGAAGAGGCTGATCGGCGGCGGGGACATCGACCTCGACGCCTCGGCCGTGCTGTTCGCCGGGGACAAGGCTGAGGACGTCGTCTATTTCGGGAAGCTGAGCGACGACGACAGCTCCGTCGTCCACACCGGGGACAACCTGACGGGAGGCGCCGGGCAGGAGGACGACGAGTCGATCGTCGTCATGCTGGGGCGGCTGCCGCAGCGGATCGACCAGATCGTCTTCACGGTGAACTCGTTCTCGGGACAGACCTTCACCGAGGTGGAGCGGGCGTTCTGCCGGCTGCTCGACGAGGACACCGGGGAGGAGCTGGCCCGGTACACCCTGACCGGCGGCGGTGCGTACACGGCCATGATCATGGCGAAGGTGCGGCGTCAGGGCGCCGGATGGCAGATGACCGCCATCGGCGCCCCGGCGACCGGCCGGACATTCAAGGACCTGCTGCCCGCGATGACACCGCATCTCTAG
- a CDS encoding type II toxin-antitoxin system PemK/MazF family toxin → MERIETAEIPGRAGPAATTEVRPREVGPVLMKYAPDPDGDPDPGEIVWTWVPYEENDGRGKDRPVLVVAREEACGTVLAVQLSSRDRDGDAEWLPLGSGPWDRAGRDSWVDLERVLRVRPGGMRREACALDRARFNRVVHSLQARHGWR, encoded by the coding sequence ATGGAGCGCATCGAGACAGCCGAGATCCCCGGCCGGGCGGGCCCGGCCGCCACCACAGAGGTCCGGCCGCGCGAGGTGGGACCCGTCCTCATGAAGTACGCGCCCGATCCGGACGGCGATCCGGACCCCGGCGAGATCGTCTGGACCTGGGTGCCCTACGAGGAGAACGACGGGCGGGGCAAGGACCGGCCGGTCCTCGTCGTCGCTCGCGAGGAGGCGTGCGGCACGGTCCTCGCCGTCCAGCTCTCCAGCCGGGACCGGGACGGCGACGCCGAGTGGCTGCCGCTCGGCTCGGGCCCCTGGGACCGCGCCGGACGGGACTCGTGGGTGGATCTGGAGCGTGTCCTGCGGGTGCGCCCGGGCGGCATGCGGCGCGAGGCGTGCGCGCTGGACCGCGCGCGGTTCAACCGCGTGGTGCACAGCCTCCAGGCCCGGCACGGCTGGCGCTGA
- a CDS encoding methylated-DNA--[protein]-cysteine S-methyltransferase, which yields MSGDTRCAWVVERTPIGPLFLAATDDGLVNVVFHADERGVGRSLARLAAGLGVRPVPAGAAEPDPVLARAAAELTAYFEGGLRDFRLPLDWSLVSGFTGQVLRELAATVPFGSVVGYRELAARVGDPGAARAVGAAMGANPLPVVVPCHRVVAADGGIGGFGGGLETKRALLALEGVLPQPLF from the coding sequence ATGAGTGGTGACACACGGTGTGCGTGGGTGGTGGAGCGGACGCCGATCGGCCCGCTGTTCCTCGCCGCCACCGACGACGGCCTGGTCAACGTCGTCTTCCACGCCGACGAGCGCGGGGTGGGCCGGTCCCTGGCCCGGCTGGCGGCGGGGCTGGGCGTGCGCCCGGTCCCGGCCGGGGCGGCGGAGCCCGATCCGGTGCTGGCGCGGGCGGCGGCGGAGCTCACGGCGTATTTCGAGGGCGGGCTGCGCGATTTCCGGCTGCCGCTGGACTGGTCGCTGGTCTCGGGCTTCACCGGGCAGGTGCTGCGGGAGCTGGCGGCGACGGTGCCCTTCGGCAGCGTCGTGGGGTATCGGGAGCTGGCCGCGCGGGTCGGGGATCCGGGCGCCGCCCGGGCGGTCGGGGCGGCGATGGGCGCGAATCCGCTGCCCGTGGTCGTGCCGTGCCACCGGGTGGTGGCGGCCGACGGGGGTATAGGCGGCTTCGGCGGCGGTCTGGAGACCAAGCGGGCGCTGCTGGCGCTGGAGGGGGTCCTGCCGCAGCCGCTGTTCTGA
- a CDS encoding glycerophosphodiester phosphodiesterase: protein MPHTSATDWVHWLLGLAVVWAVPTLGPATDGGTAPAGPATAGAVAPVAPAAPLDGPAIVAHRGASGGAPENTLAAADAAAELGAVWVETDVQRTADGELILLHDTTLGRTTDVEEVFPDRAPWNVSDFTAEEIARLDAGSWFGEEFAGEAVPTLADFLDRLAANGQRLLLEMKEPELYPGIEEEILDVLADEGWLREARPGDRLVVQSFDAASVRTVHELAPDVATGFIGNPAVADIAEHAAFADQINPRVSELTADYVAELQSVDGPHGEPVRVQTWTVNDGPTAERVTGLGVDGVITNHPELIREALEAR, encoded by the coding sequence ATGCCCCACACATCCGCCACCGACTGGGTCCACTGGCTGCTGGGGCTGGCCGTCGTCTGGGCCGTGCCCACCCTCGGTCCGGCCACGGACGGCGGCACCGCTCCCGCCGGGCCGGCCACGGCGGGGGCCGTCGCGCCGGTCGCGCCCGCCGCCCCGCTGGACGGTCCGGCGATCGTCGCGCACCGGGGCGCCTCGGGCGGCGCGCCGGAGAACACTCTGGCCGCCGCCGACGCGGCGGCCGAGCTGGGGGCCGTGTGGGTCGAGACGGACGTGCAGCGGACGGCCGACGGCGAGCTGATCCTGCTGCACGACACCACGCTGGGGCGGACCACCGACGTGGAGGAGGTCTTCCCGGACCGGGCGCCGTGGAACGTGTCGGACTTCACCGCCGAGGAGATCGCGCGGCTGGACGCGGGCAGCTGGTTCGGCGAGGAGTTCGCGGGCGAGGCGGTGCCGACGCTGGCGGACTTCCTGGACCGGCTCGCGGCGAACGGGCAGCGGCTGCTCCTGGAGATGAAGGAGCCGGAGCTGTACCCGGGCATCGAGGAGGAGATCCTCGACGTGCTGGCGGACGAGGGCTGGCTGCGCGAGGCCCGTCCCGGTGACCGGCTGGTGGTGCAGAGCTTCGACGCGGCCTCGGTGCGGACCGTGCACGAGCTGGCGCCCGACGTGGCGACGGGCTTCATCGGGAACCCGGCGGTGGCGGACATCGCGGAGCACGCCGCGTTCGCCGACCAGATCAACCCGCGCGTCAGCGAGCTGACGGCCGACTACGTGGCCGAGCTCCAGTCGGTCGACGGGCCGCACGGCGAGCCGGTGCGGGTGCAGACCTGGACGGTCAACGACGGCCCGACGGCGGAGCGGGTGACCGGCCTCGGGGTGGACGGCGTCATCACGAACCACCCCGAGCTGATCCGCGAGGCGCTGGAAGCCCGGTAG
- a CDS encoding exonuclease domain-containing protein — protein sequence MPHAIPAAIPTGLVADRFVVLDCETTGFNPERGDRMVSLALVTVERGVITERWTSLVDPGRDTGPVHIHGITNAEAAAAPRFATLVPEILRRLDGAVLVAHNVGFDLRFLAMELELAGTGRLPATALDTLRLARRFLPELDNHRLTTCVAALGIPHRAHRADSDAEVTAVLLTELLRRAAEDGHTDLTRLSAPAEDVLREERRKRVRCDADTDGVAAGHRAAHLVIAGWRGGTAGWLAALETLRAEGCPEAGRLWGWFGGMLCGETSVFGPPRPDLARDVLLTGLALQLVGPGPAHREDVGQIVTQLATLDRGTRTPAHLLGLYPDSAAAIAALPACAGCWSCDALGLCDTGSAGGALVSHYGAATPHADELAGHLPLLAAAGEAAALGRGARYAGQVWERRGRVEEAVRLWHWALDHGARDPVIFNRLSMHHERRRQDHATALALCEQALATRPAAGTSHATWTAITRRAARCRRHLAARAVGASSSPEAGHA from the coding sequence ATGCCGCACGCCATACCCGCCGCCATACCCACCGGCCTGGTGGCCGACCGCTTCGTCGTGCTCGACTGCGAGACGACGGGATTCAACCCCGAGCGCGGCGACCGCATGGTGTCCCTCGCCCTGGTGACCGTCGAGCGCGGTGTCATCACCGAGCGCTGGACCAGCCTGGTCGACCCGGGACGCGACACCGGCCCGGTCCACATCCACGGCATCACCAACGCGGAGGCCGCCGCCGCTCCGCGCTTCGCCACCCTCGTCCCGGAGATCCTCCGCAGGCTGGACGGCGCCGTGCTGGTCGCGCACAACGTCGGCTTCGACCTCCGTTTCCTCGCGATGGAGCTGGAGCTGGCCGGCACCGGTCGGCTCCCGGCGACCGCGCTGGACACGCTGCGCCTGGCCCGGCGCTTCCTGCCCGAGCTGGACAACCACCGGCTGACCACCTGCGTCGCCGCGCTCGGCATCCCGCACCGCGCCCACCGCGCCGACTCCGACGCCGAGGTCACCGCCGTGCTGCTCACCGAGCTGCTGCGCCGTGCCGCCGAGGACGGCCACACGGACCTGACCCGGCTCAGCGCCCCGGCCGAGGACGTGCTGCGCGAGGAGCGCCGCAAGCGGGTGCGCTGCGACGCGGACACCGACGGCGTCGCCGCCGGTCACCGGGCCGCGCACCTGGTCATCGCGGGGTGGCGGGGCGGCACGGCCGGGTGGCTCGCCGCGCTGGAGACCCTGCGCGCGGAGGGCTGCCCGGAGGCGGGGCGGCTGTGGGGGTGGTTCGGTGGCATGCTGTGCGGCGAGACGTCGGTCTTCGGCCCGCCCCGCCCGGACCTGGCCCGCGACGTGCTGCTGACCGGCCTGGCGCTCCAGCTCGTCGGCCCCGGCCCGGCGCACCGCGAGGACGTGGGGCAGATCGTGACGCAGCTGGCCACGCTGGACCGGGGCACCCGGACCCCCGCCCACCTCCTCGGCCTCTATCCGGACTCCGCCGCCGCCATCGCCGCCCTGCCCGCCTGCGCCGGCTGCTGGTCCTGCGACGCGCTCGGCCTGTGCGACACGGGCAGCGCGGGCGGTGCGCTCGTCTCCCACTACGGCGCGGCCACCCCGCACGCCGACGAGCTGGCCGGGCACCTTCCGCTGCTGGCCGCCGCCGGGGAGGCCGCCGCGCTGGGGCGCGGCGCCCGCTACGCCGGGCAGGTGTGGGAGCGGCGGGGCCGGGTGGAGGAGGCCGTTCGGCTCTGGCACTGGGCCCTGGACCACGGCGCCCGCGACCCGGTGATCTTCAACCGCCTGTCGATGCACCACGAGCGCCGCCGCCAGGACCACGCCACGGCCCTGGCCCTGTGCGAGCAGGCCCTCGCCACCCGCCCCGCCGCCGGGACGTCCCACGCCACATGGACCGCGATCACCCGCCGCGCCGCCCGCTGCCGCCGCCATCTGGCGGCACGTGCGGTGGGTGCCTCCTCTTCTCCCGAGGCCGGGCACGCCTAA
- the uvrB gene encoding excinuclease ABC subunit UvrB, with amino-acid sequence MRPVSEIERTTAPFEVVSQYQPSGDQPAAITELEKRVGAGEKDVVLLGATGTGKSATTAWMIERLQRPTLVIAPNKTLAAQLANEFRELLPNNAVEYFVSYYDYYQPEAYVPQTDTYIEKDSSINEEVERLRHSATNALLTRRDVIVVASVSCIYGLGTPQEYVDRMVPLKVGQEIDRDAMLRRFVDIQYTRNDVAFTRGTFRVRGDTIEIFPVYEELAVRIEMFGDEIEALSTLHPLTGEVISDDDHLYVFPASHYVAGPERMERAVSGIEAELTARLAELERQGKLLEAQRLRMRTTYDIEMMRQIGTCSGIENYSRHVDGRESGTAPHTLLDYFPDDFLLVIDESHNTVPQIGAMFEGDASRKRTLVDHGFRLPSAMDNRPLKWEEFQERIGQTVYLSATPGAYELSRGDGVVEQIIRPTGLIDPEVVVKPTEGQIDDLVHEIRVRAEKDERVLVTTLTKKMAEDLTDYFLELGIRVRYLHSDVDTLRRVELLRELRSGEFDVLVGINLLREGLDLPEVSLVAILDADKEGFLRSGTSLIQTIGRAARNVSGQVHMYADRVTPSMAKAIDETNRRRVRQIAYNEARGIDPQPLRKKINDIVATIAREEVDTRELLGSGYRQPGEARKGKAPFPTAGTKRAPKELTDRPAAELAETIEQLTERMRAAAAELQFEIAARLRDEVSDLKKELRQMREVGLR; translated from the coding sequence ATGCGGCCCGTTTCAGAGATCGAACGCACCACGGCACCCTTCGAGGTCGTCAGTCAGTACCAGCCCAGCGGCGACCAGCCGGCGGCCATCACCGAGCTGGAGAAGCGGGTCGGGGCGGGGGAGAAGGATGTCGTGCTGCTGGGCGCGACCGGCACCGGCAAGTCGGCGACCACCGCGTGGATGATCGAGCGCCTCCAGCGCCCGACGCTGGTGATAGCGCCGAACAAGACGCTGGCCGCCCAATTGGCGAACGAGTTCCGCGAGCTCCTCCCGAACAACGCGGTGGAGTATTTCGTCTCCTACTACGACTACTACCAGCCGGAGGCGTACGTCCCGCAGACGGACACCTATATCGAGAAGGACTCCTCGATCAACGAGGAGGTGGAGCGCCTGCGCCACAGCGCGACGAACGCGCTGCTGACCCGCCGCGACGTCATCGTGGTCGCCTCCGTCTCCTGCATCTACGGCCTGGGCACGCCGCAGGAGTATGTGGACCGGATGGTGCCGCTGAAGGTTGGCCAGGAGATCGACCGGGACGCGATGCTGCGCCGCTTCGTCGACATCCAGTACACGAGGAACGACGTGGCGTTCACCCGTGGCACCTTCCGGGTGCGCGGCGACACCATCGAGATCTTCCCGGTGTACGAGGAGCTGGCCGTCCGGATCGAGATGTTCGGCGACGAGATCGAGGCGCTCTCCACCCTGCACCCGCTCACGGGCGAGGTGATCTCCGACGACGATCACCTGTATGTGTTCCCCGCCTCGCACTATGTCGCCGGGCCCGAGCGGATGGAGCGCGCCGTCTCGGGTATCGAGGCCGAGCTGACCGCCCGGCTGGCGGAGCTGGAGCGGCAGGGCAAGCTGCTGGAGGCCCAGCGGCTGCGGATGCGCACGACGTACGACATCGAGATGATGCGGCAGATCGGCACCTGTTCCGGCATCGAGAACTATTCGCGGCACGTCGACGGCCGCGAGTCCGGCACCGCGCCGCACACCCTCCTGGACTACTTCCCGGACGACTTCCTTCTCGTCATCGACGAGTCGCACAACACGGTCCCGCAGATCGGCGCCATGTTCGAGGGCGACGCCTCACGCAAGCGGACCCTGGTCGATCACGGCTTCCGGCTGCCGTCCGCGATGGACAACCGGCCGCTGAAGTGGGAGGAGTTCCAGGAGCGGATCGGCCAGACGGTGTATCTGTCGGCGACCCCCGGCGCCTACGAGCTGTCCCGGGGCGATGGCGTGGTGGAGCAGATCATCCGGCCCACGGGCCTGATCGATCCGGAGGTGGTGGTCAAGCCCACCGAGGGCCAGATCGACGACCTCGTGCACGAGATCCGCGTGCGGGCCGAGAAGGACGAGCGCGTCCTGGTCACCACGCTGACCAAGAAGATGGCCGAGGACCTCACGGACTACTTCCTGGAGCTGGGCATCCGCGTCCGGTATCTGCACAGCGATGTCGACACGCTGCGCCGCGTGGAGCTGCTGCGGGAGCTGCGCTCCGGCGAGTTCGACGTCCTCGTCGGGATCAACCTGCTGCGGGAGGGCCTGGACCTGCCCGAAGTGTCGCTGGTCGCCATCCTCGACGCCGACAAGGAGGGCTTCCTGCGCTCGGGCACCTCGCTGATCCAGACGATCGGCCGCGCCGCGCGGAATGTGTCGGGCCAGGTCCACATGTACGCCGACCGGGTCACCCCGTCGATGGCGAAGGCCATCGACGAGACGAACCGCCGCCGCGTCCGGCAGATCGCCTACAACGAGGCGCGTGGCATCGACCCGCAGCCGCTGCGCAAGAAGATCAACGACATCGTCGCGACCATCGCCCGCGAGGAGGTCGACACGCGCGAGCTGCTCGGCAGCGGATACCGTCAGCCGGGAGAGGCCAGGAAGGGCAAGGCGCCGTTCCCGACCGCGGGCACCAAGCGCGCTCCCAAGGAGCTGACCGACCGCCCGGCCGCCGAGCTGGCCGAGACGATCGAGCAGCTCACCGAGCGGATGCGGGCCGCCGCGGCGGAGCTGCAGTTCGAGATCGCCGCGCGGCTGCGCGACGAGGTGTCCGACCTGAAGAAGGAGCTGCGGCAGATGCGGGAGGTTGGTCTCAGGTGA